In Candidatus Eisenbacteria bacterium, the genomic window CCACGCTGGGCGGGACTTGCCTCAACGTCGGATGCATCCCGAGCAAAGCCCTGCTGGATTCAAGCGAGCACTTTTCGCTCGCCCGCCATGGCTTCGCGGCCCACGGCATCAAGGCCCAGGTCGAGCTCGACTTGCCCACCATGCTGGCGCGCAAGGACCAGGTGGTGAAGGAGCTGACGAACGGCATCGGGTTCCTGTTCCGCAAGAACAAGGTGGATCGCGTGACCGGTGCGGCGCGCATCCAAGGCGCGGGGCGGGTCGAGGTGACCGGTCCCGAGGGCGCCCGCACGCTGCAGGCGAAGCGGATCCTGATTGCGACCGGCAGCAAGCCGGCGGCGCTCAAAGGGATCGAGTACGACGACCGGCGCATCGTCCATTCCACCCACGCCTTGGCTCTGCCCGAAGTGCCGAAGCGGATGGTGGTGATCGGGGCAGGCGCGATCGGGCTCGAGCTGGGCTCCGTCTGGATGCGTCTCGGCGCCGAGGTCGAGGTCCTCGAGTACATGGATCGCATCGTTCCCGGCATGGACCGGAAGAGCGGCGTGCTCCTCCAGCGGTCGCTCGAAAAGCAGGGCATGAAATTTCGCCTCAAGACGTCGGCCGGCGGCGCGCGTGTCGAAGGACAGCAGGTGATCGTGACGGTGAAGCCCGCCGAGTCGCGAGGCGAAGCTTCCGAGACCAGGTGCGACGTGCTCCTGGTGGCGGTGGGTCGGAGGCCATACACGGAGGGTCTCGGCGCCGCGGAAGCTGGCGTGAAGCTCGACGAGCGCGGTCGCATCGCCGTGGACGAGCACTACCAGACCAGCGTCGAAGGCATCTACGCGATCGGCGATGTCATCAAGGGCCCGATGCTGGCCCACAAGGCGGAAGAGGAAGGCATCGCCGCGGTCGAGCGCATGTCCGGGCTTCCCGGACACGTCGAGTATCGCTGTATTCCCAACGTGGTCTACACCTGGCCCGAGCTGGCATCGGTCGGACAGAGTGAAGAGGAAGCCGCCGAGGCCGGCATCCAGGTCGCGATCGGAACGTTTCCCTTCCTCGCCAATGCCCGGGCCAAGGCGATGGGGGAGCGTGATGGCCAGGTGAAGATCCTCGCGGACGCGAAGACCGATCGGATTCTTGGAGCGCACATCGTGGGACCCCGAGCCAGCGACCTGATCGCCGAGGTGGCGACCGCCATGGAGCTCAACGCGAGCGCGGAGGACATCGCCCGCTCGGTGCACGCTCACCCCACGTTGCCCGAGGCGGTGAGAGAAGCCGCGCTCGCCGTGGCCAAGCGAGCGATCAATGTCTAGCGCCCCGCAGACGATCGGCCCATGGAAGGTGCAGACGCTCGAAACGGGCTACCTGTGGCTCGATGGCGGATCGATGTTCGGCTCGGTCCCCAAGCCCTTGTGGTCCAAGCTCCAGCCGCCCGACGACAGGAACCGCATCCGTCTTGCGATGCGCTGCCTGCTGCTCGAAGGCGATGAAGGGCGGATCCTGGTGGACGTCGGGGTGGGCCACAAGTTCGCGCCCAAACTGGCCGAAATCTATCGGGTGGAGCACGACGTCCATACGCTGGAGCGCTCACTTGCGGCGCTCGACCTGACCCCGGCAGACATCAGCGATGTCCTGCTCACGCATCTCCATTTCGATCACGCCGGAGGGTCGACCAAGCTGGACGGGGGCCAGGTCGTTCCGACCTTTCCCAAGGCGCGCTATCACGTCCAGCGCCGCAACCTCGAGAATGCGCGTCACCCGAATGCGCGGGAGCGGGCGTCCTACATGCCCGAGAACTTCGAGCCGCTCGCCGAGCACGGCGCGCTCGACACCTGGGAGCGCCCGCGCGAGTCGTGGCCGGGCATCGAGCTCATCCCGGCGGAGGGCCATACCCGCGGGCAGCAGCTGGTGCGGGTGTCCGGTCCCGAAGGCGTTCTCTACTACGTCGCCGATCTGATTCCCACGTCGAGCCACGTGCGCATTCCGTTCGTGATGGGCTACGACGTCGCCGCCATCGAGACCATGCAGGAGAAGCAGGCGCTGCTCGAGCGCGCCATCTCCGAGAATGCCTGGATCGTGCTGGAGCACGATCCGCTGATCGCCATGGGCAAGCCGAAGCGAGACGGCGACGACTACGGATGGGCGGAGACGGTGCAGGCCGACGCAACGTCGAGGACGGCCCGGTGAGGCTGATCTTGCTGGTCTTGTTGGTGGCGCTGCTCGGCGCAGGCGAGTGCCGCGATCAGCGCTCCGGGACGCCGTCGTCCAAGGGGGGCGATTCCACCAGGACTCGATTCACCCAGCACGACACGACGATGATCGACTCTCCGATCCCACGCCAGGGCTCGCGCTAGGAAAAGACGTGTTCCATTCCCTCTTCCAGCTCTGGTTCCGACTCACGCTCGAGTGGGGCTATGCCGGCGTGTTCGTGATGATGGCGATCGAGTCCACGGTGTTCCCGCTGCCGAGCGAAGTCGTGGTGCCGCCGGCCGCTTACTGGGCGCAGCAGGGCCGGTTCGACTTCTGGGGTGTCGTGGCGGCCGCCACGTTCGGCTCCTGGGCCGGCTCGGCGCTCTCCTACTGGG contains:
- the lpdA gene encoding dihydrolipoyl dehydrogenase, with the protein product TLGGTCLNVGCIPSKALLDSSEHFSLARHGFAAHGIKAQVELDLPTMLARKDQVVKELTNGIGFLFRKNKVDRVTGAARIQGAGRVEVTGPEGARTLQAKRILIATGSKPAALKGIEYDDRRIVHSTHALALPEVPKRMVVIGAGAIGLELGSVWMRLGAEVEVLEYMDRIVPGMDRKSGVLLQRSLEKQGMKFRLKTSAGGARVEGQQVIVTVKPAESRGEASETRCDVLLVAVGRRPYTEGLGAAEAGVKLDERGRIAVDEHYQTSVEGIYAIGDVIKGPMLAHKAEEEGIAAVERMSGLPGHVEYRCIPNVVYTWPELASVGQSEEEAAEAGIQVAIGTFPFLANARAKAMGERDGQVKILADAKTDRILGAHIVGPRASDLIAEVATAMELNASAEDIARSVHAHPTLPEAVREAALAVAKRAINV
- a CDS encoding MBL fold metallo-hydrolase, which translates into the protein MSSAPQTIGPWKVQTLETGYLWLDGGSMFGSVPKPLWSKLQPPDDRNRIRLAMRCLLLEGDEGRILVDVGVGHKFAPKLAEIYRVEHDVHTLERSLAALDLTPADISDVLLTHLHFDHAGGSTKLDGGQVVPTFPKARYHVQRRNLENARHPNARERASYMPENFEPLAEHGALDTWERPRESWPGIELIPAEGHTRGQQLVRVSGPEGVLYYVADLIPTSSHVRIPFVMGYDVAAIETMQEKQALLERAISENAWIVLEHDPLIAMGKPKRDGDDYGWAETVQADATSRTAR